Proteins encoded in a region of the Bombiscardovia apis genome:
- a CDS encoding LytR C-terminal domain-containing protein, protein MTFPDALDEREARRQFVRRRQKMVFTIAISTLAVILVVALVFTLSAVRHSKKQTQQTKPNYGIAAPCAPANATVLNHPEVRVRVLNGTNKTGLGSAVMKTLRNRGFNMQGAGDFATKTELARTEIRFGANGISQGYTVAGQFSDAIMRMDDRQDDLVDVVIGATFNDLVKEKQVVGVGKPIESFKECVADPKTMKDLPKFE, encoded by the coding sequence ATGACGTTTCCCGATGCCCTCGACGAGCGTGAAGCCCGCCGCCAGTTCGTTCGTCGCCGTCAAAAGATGGTGTTTACTATCGCCATCAGCACCTTGGCAGTCATCCTCGTGGTTGCTCTAGTTTTCACCCTTAGTGCTGTAAGGCATTCTAAGAAGCAGACGCAGCAAACGAAGCCTAACTATGGCATTGCTGCACCCTGCGCTCCAGCTAACGCCACGGTGCTCAACCATCCAGAAGTCCGCGTGCGCGTACTCAACGGCACCAACAAGACTGGCTTGGGTAGTGCAGTGATGAAAACACTGCGAAACCGAGGTTTTAACATGCAGGGTGCCGGCGATTTTGCTACCAAAACGGAGCTAGCTCGTACCGAAATCCGCTTCGGGGCCAACGGCATCTCCCAAGGCTACACGGTTGCAGGGCAGTTCAGCGATGCCATCATGCGCATGGATGACCGGCAAGATGACCTCGTAGACGTGGTCATTGGTGCCACGTTCAATGACTTAGTCAAGGAAAAGCAGGTCGTCGGCGTGGGCAAGCCCATCGAATCCTTCAAGGAATGTGTGGCAGATCCTAAGACGATGAAGGATCTGCCCAAGTTCGAGTAG